From the genome of Silurus meridionalis isolate SWU-2019-XX chromosome 20, ASM1480568v1, whole genome shotgun sequence, one region includes:
- the tagln gene encoding transgelin isoform X2, which produces MANKGPSYGLSRQVQDKIDKKYDPELEQRLVEWIMAQCGSGVGKPAEGKQGFQDWLKDGCVLGELINSLHDGEKPIKKIQSSPMAFKQMEQVSQFLNAAEAYGVTKTDMFQTVDLWEGKDLAAVQRTLMALGSIAVTKNDGTFRGNPDWFFKKAQENRRDFSDDQIKSGKNVIGLQMGSNKGASQAGMTGYGRPRQILNP; this is translated from the exons ATGGCCAACAAAGGTCCATCCTACGGACTGAGTCGCCAGGTGCAGGACAAGATCGATAAGAAGTATGACCCTGAGCTCGAGCAGCGTCTGGTGGAGTGGATCATGGCCCAGTGCGGTTCTGGAGTGGGAAAGCCTGCAGAGGGCAAGCAGGGCTTCCAGGATTGGCTGAAGGATGGATGT GTCCTGGGCGAGCTCATCAACAGTCTCCACGATGGAGAAAAGCCAATAAAAAAGATACAAAGCTCACCAATGGCTTTTAAACAGATGGAACAGGTGTCCCAGTTCCTCAACGCTGCAGAGGCGTATGGCGTCACCAAAACCGACATGTTTCAGACCGTCGATCTCTGGGAAG GAAAAGACTTGGCTGCGGTGCAGAGAACATTGATGGCCCTTGGCAGCATTGCAGTCACGAAGAATGATGGGACTTTCCGTGGTAATCCTGACTGGTTCTTCAA AAAAGCTCAGGAGAACCGGAGAGACTTCTCTGATGACCAGATTAAATCGGGAAAGAATGTCATCGGCCTGCAGATGGGCTCCAACAAAGGGGCGTCCCAAGCTGGCATGACAGGCTACGGTAGACCCAGACAGATCCTGAACCCTTAA
- the tagln gene encoding transgelin isoform X1, with amino-acid sequence MAAQGPTGMANKGPSYGLSRQVQDKIDKKYDPELEQRLVEWIMAQCGSGVGKPAEGKQGFQDWLKDGCVLGELINSLHDGEKPIKKIQSSPMAFKQMEQVSQFLNAAEAYGVTKTDMFQTVDLWEGKDLAAVQRTLMALGSIAVTKNDGTFRGNPDWFFKKAQENRRDFSDDQIKSGKNVIGLQMGSNKGASQAGMTGYGRPRQILNP; translated from the exons ATGGCAGCACAG GGACCCACAGGCATGGCCAACAAAGGTCCATCCTACGGACTGAGTCGCCAGGTGCAGGACAAGATCGATAAGAAGTATGACCCTGAGCTCGAGCAGCGTCTGGTGGAGTGGATCATGGCCCAGTGCGGTTCTGGAGTGGGAAAGCCTGCAGAGGGCAAGCAGGGCTTCCAGGATTGGCTGAAGGATGGATGT GTCCTGGGCGAGCTCATCAACAGTCTCCACGATGGAGAAAAGCCAATAAAAAAGATACAAAGCTCACCAATGGCTTTTAAACAGATGGAACAGGTGTCCCAGTTCCTCAACGCTGCAGAGGCGTATGGCGTCACCAAAACCGACATGTTTCAGACCGTCGATCTCTGGGAAG GAAAAGACTTGGCTGCGGTGCAGAGAACATTGATGGCCCTTGGCAGCATTGCAGTCACGAAGAATGATGGGACTTTCCGTGGTAATCCTGACTGGTTCTTCAA AAAAGCTCAGGAGAACCGGAGAGACTTCTCTGATGACCAGATTAAATCGGGAAAGAATGTCATCGGCCTGCAGATGGGCTCCAACAAAGGGGCGTCCCAAGCTGGCATGACAGGCTACGGTAGACCCAGACAGATCCTGAACCCTTAA